In Bacteroidia bacterium, one genomic interval encodes:
- a CDS encoding T9SS type A sorting domain-containing protein, producing the protein MKRILLCLAFIIVGFIANAQCSIDSTQTDPGIYPDTLLPATVNQTYTQDITFVMITDTMGITITNFNIANITGLPVGMTWQCNNFASGCNYDPSQSVYGCVNLSGTPLIAGVYNATVTVIATLQVLGDQTISYTLPFTVLPDTVSNPGFSMTNSSGCLPLSVTFVNNNPGQASYLWDFGNGIQSTLENPPIQIYNVPGDYVVTQTVTASGSPQYFLTDITVASIPDNYGAPIDVPDMYFYLYDSQGNQIYDSHPSVSNSNTPLTWTLPNIPLQNNNYTLHVWDEDGGLFGADDDLGAVTFPGWSASGTATGTLAGVSGSLVVNYSIMQVPVATTVHADTVHVYAAPDTPVVSANIPLILCMGDTVVLTCNDTLPVQWYESGNLLIGETNTDLVVTTSGNFSAVVTNAHGCSATSVAINIQVNPNPPKPTFYVNGNTLNCVLNGFMLQWYFNGLVMPGETSLQLTATQQGTYYVVATDSITGCSSVSDPLLFTPVGINQLQSVISAILFPNPADKNVVVQLSSGRNVFTTVQLLDISGRVLQQKDLTILQGLTHLPFDLTEISKGVYLIKITQENTSKTLRFVISR; encoded by the coding sequence ATGAAGAGAATTTTACTTTGCTTAGCTTTTATAATTGTAGGTTTCATTGCAAATGCGCAATGTAGTATTGACAGTACACAGACTGATCCCGGAATTTATCCCGACACATTATTGCCTGCAACTGTGAATCAAACATACACTCAGGACATCACTTTTGTAATGATTACTGATACTATGGGTATAACTATAACTAACTTTAATATTGCAAATATTACAGGCTTGCCCGTTGGCATGACATGGCAGTGCAACAACTTTGCAAGTGGATGTAATTATGACCCTTCGCAGTCTGTTTATGGTTGTGTTAATTTGAGCGGAACACCATTAATTGCTGGCGTTTACAATGCAACAGTCACGGTTATTGCCACACTTCAGGTTTTAGGTGATCAGACTATTAGTTATACATTGCCGTTTACAGTTTTGCCCGACACTGTTAGTAACCCTGGTTTTTCTATGACCAATAGCAGCGGATGTTTACCATTGAGTGTAACATTTGTAAACAATAACCCCGGTCAGGCGTCATATTTGTGGGATTTTGGAAATGGGATTCAGAGTACACTTGAAAACCCCCCAATTCAGATTTATAACGTACCTGGAGATTACGTAGTAACACAGACAGTAACAGCCAGTGGTTCTCCGCAATATTTTCTGACTGATATTACAGTAGCCAGCATTCCCGACAATTATGGTGCACCGATTGATGTACCTGATATGTATTTTTACTTGTATGATTCACAAGGTAATCAGATATATGATAGTCATCCTTCTGTTTCAAATTCTAATACACCACTGACTTGGACATTGCCCAACATTCCTTTGCAAAATAACAATTACACGTTGCATGTTTGGGATGAAGATGGTGGATTGTTTGGTGCAGATGATGATTTGGGTGCAGTAACCTTTCCGGGGTGGAGTGCCAGTGGAACAGCCACAGGTACATTGGCTGGTGTTTCCGGTTCGTTGGTTGTGAATTATTCTATTATGCAGGTGCCTGTTGCTACAACTGTTCATGCTGACACAGTGCATGTTTACGCAGCTCCTGATACACCTGTTGTAAGTGCCAACATTCCATTAATTTTGTGTATGGGCGATACAGTTGTGTTGACTTGTAACGATACATTGCCGGTTCAGTGGTACGAGAGTGGTAACTTGCTCATTGGTGAAACCAATACAGACTTGGTAGTAACTACATCGGGTAATTTTTCAGCGGTAGTTACTAATGCTCATGGTTGCTCTGCAACTTCAGTAGCTATTAATATTCAGGTTAATCCTAATCCACCAAAGCCAACGTTTTATGTCAATGGAAATACTTTAAACTGCGTACTAAACGGATTTATGTTACAGTGGTATTTTAATGGCTTAGTAATGCCCGGTGAAACCTCATTACAATTAACAGCAACACAGCAAGGAACATATTATGTTGTTGCCACTGATAGTATTACAGGATGCAGTTCGGTATCGGATCCATTGCTATTTACTCCTGTTGGAATAAATCAACTTCAATCTGTTATTTCAGCAATCTTATTTCCAAACCCTGCCGATAAAAATGTTGTAGTACAACTTTCATCAGGTAGAAACGTTTTTACAACTGTTCAACTATTGGATATTAGCGGAAGAGTGTTGCAACAAAAAGATTTGACAATACTACAAGGATTAACGCATCTTCCATTCGATTTAACAGAAATTAGTAAAGGGGTATATCTGATTAAAATAACACAGGAAAACACCTCTAAAACATTAAGGTTCGTGATTAGCCGTTGA
- a CDS encoding RlmE family RNA methyltransferase — protein MSYKPNDFYARKAKQENFAARSIYKLEEIDLKHKLFRQGDNILDLGASPGSWLQYASRKTGEKGKVFGIDLKPVEVKLPNVFTVQDNIETFDLQTLFERYGFNEKFDVVMSDMAPNTTGNRFTDQARSYDLSILALQTAKRFLRSGGHFVCKIFDGEDAMNFRDEVKSCFGECYVLRPKSTRNSSKEIFVTGKYFKA, from the coding sequence GTGTCCTATAAACCAAATGATTTTTATGCACGTAAAGCAAAGCAAGAGAACTTTGCAGCCAGAAGTATCTATAAGCTTGAAGAGATAGATTTAAAGCATAAATTATTCAGGCAGGGAGATAATATACTTGACTTAGGTGCCTCACCCGGTTCATGGTTGCAATATGCTTCAAGAAAAACAGGGGAGAAGGGTAAGGTTTTTGGCATAGACTTAAAACCGGTAGAAGTTAAATTGCCAAATGTGTTTACTGTTCAGGATAACATAGAAACATTTGATCTGCAAACGCTGTTTGAACGCTATGGTTTTAATGAAAAGTTTGATGTGGTGATGAGTGATATGGCTCCTAATACAACCGGTAACCGTTTTACCGATCAGGCACGTTCGTATGACTTGAGTATTCTTGCCCTTCAAACAGCAAAACGTTTTCTCCGATCCGGAGGACATTTTGTTTGTAAAATATTTGATGGCGAAGATGCTATGAATTTTCGTGATGAAGTAAAATCTTGTTTTGGTGAATGCTATGTTTTGCGCCCAAAGAGTACACGCAACAGCTCAAAAGAAATCTTTGTTACTGGAAAGTATTTTAAAGCCTGA
- a CDS encoding Tex-like N-terminal domain-containing protein yields MTDSFLLTSFRSKTGISIHQLEQTIKLFEEGATVPFIARYRKEKTGGLSDENLLELKKLLKEIEDFNNRKRFIINALQAKGVYDSLKEKIEEATSLNELEDIYLPFKEKRKNRAQTARDAGLESLAQTLIHDDRNAKQIAEKYITSIFSDTEKALQGARDIIAELISENHQVRKTFRQCFEQKSFVISKIIKSKAEEAVKYKDYFDYKEKINSCAAHRLLAILRGEKEKLLRVTVKPDTNLLLNLLLETIKNEGFYLNTQVKTAADDACIRLLIPSMENETIGHYRQKAEIESARLFAVVLKQLLLAPPLGQKNILAIDPGFKSGCKIVCLDKNGRLLHNETIYPHPPQSQQKIAAHKITTLVNQYKIDAIAIGDGTAGRETASFLQRLRFDHKIQIFVVNEDGASVYSASAEGRKEFPEYDVTVRGAVSIGRRLMDPLAELIKIDPRSLGIGQYQHEIDETMLNNVLDQTIEHCVNTVGVNLETASEKLLTYVSGIGEVMAKKIIAARTNSGIHSRQELKKIKGMGNVTYEMCAGFIRINGENPLDKSAVHPENYTLVEHIAADIGTTITGLIGNDSLIQKIDLSKYATDEVGLPTLKDIIAELSKPGRDVRGIIKVFEFNTEIKSINDLQPDMVLPGVITNITNFGAFVDIGIKKDGLVHISEISDEFISDISTAVRLNQQVMVKVLSADNNTGRIQFSMKGIQQP; encoded by the coding sequence TTGACTGATTCTTTTTTACTAACCAGTTTTAGGAGCAAGACTGGTATTTCTATTCATCAGCTGGAACAAACCATAAAGCTATTTGAAGAAGGTGCTACCGTGCCTTTTATTGCACGTTACCGGAAAGAAAAAACAGGAGGGTTAAGTGATGAAAATTTGTTGGAGTTAAAAAAACTATTAAAAGAAATTGAAGACTTTAACAATAGAAAGAGGTTCATTATTAATGCACTTCAGGCTAAAGGTGTTTACGATTCGCTTAAAGAAAAAATTGAGGAAGCTACATCATTAAATGAGCTGGAAGATATTTATCTTCCCTTTAAAGAAAAAAGAAAAAACAGAGCACAAACTGCCAGAGATGCAGGACTTGAATCTCTTGCTCAAACACTCATTCATGATGACAGAAATGCAAAACAAATTGCAGAAAAATATATAACATCAATATTTTCTGACACGGAGAAAGCGCTACAAGGGGCCCGCGACATTATTGCAGAATTAATATCAGAAAATCATCAGGTTAGGAAAACGTTTCGTCAATGTTTTGAGCAGAAATCGTTTGTTATCTCAAAAATCATCAAATCAAAAGCAGAAGAAGCTGTTAAATACAAAGACTATTTTGATTACAAGGAAAAAATAAACAGCTGTGCCGCACATCGTTTATTAGCTATTTTAAGAGGTGAAAAAGAGAAATTATTACGCGTCACTGTTAAGCCTGATACAAACTTATTACTGAATCTTCTATTAGAAACCATTAAGAATGAAGGTTTTTATCTAAATACACAGGTAAAAACCGCTGCTGATGATGCATGTATCAGACTACTGATTCCTTCTATGGAAAATGAAACTATTGGGCATTACAGGCAGAAAGCAGAAATAGAATCAGCGAGATTGTTTGCAGTAGTTTTGAAACAATTATTACTTGCACCTCCATTAGGTCAAAAAAATATTTTAGCCATTGATCCTGGATTTAAAAGTGGGTGTAAAATTGTTTGTCTCGACAAAAACGGCAGGCTCTTACATAATGAAACTATTTATCCTCACCCACCACAAAGTCAGCAAAAAATTGCAGCTCACAAAATCACAACGTTGGTAAATCAATATAAAATTGATGCTATTGCCATTGGTGACGGCACTGCCGGTCGTGAGACAGCATCTTTCTTGCAACGATTGCGCTTTGATCACAAAATACAGATATTTGTTGTGAATGAAGACGGGGCTTCTGTTTATTCTGCTTCAGCAGAAGGACGCAAGGAATTTCCTGAATATGATGTTACTGTTCGTGGTGCTGTTTCTATTGGTCGCAGACTGATGGATCCACTTGCCGAACTCATAAAAATAGACCCACGGTCACTTGGAATTGGACAATATCAACATGAAATTGATGAGACCATGCTCAACAACGTATTGGATCAAACAATTGAACACTGTGTAAACACTGTAGGCGTTAATCTTGAAACAGCCAGTGAAAAATTACTTACTTACGTTTCAGGCATTGGCGAAGTAATGGCAAAAAAAATTATAGCTGCAAGAACCAACTCCGGTATTCACTCCCGTCAGGAATTGAAAAAGATTAAAGGAATGGGAAATGTAACTTATGAAATGTGTGCAGGATTTATCCGGATTAATGGTGAAAATCCATTAGACAAAAGTGCTGTTCACCCCGAAAACTATACTCTTGTAGAACATATAGCAGCAGACATTGGCACAACAATAACCGGTTTGATTGGCAACGACAGTCTGATTCAGAAGATTGATCTTTCTAAATATGCAACAGATGAAGTTGGACTACCTACCCTGAAAGATATCATTGCCGAGTTATCTAAACCAGGAAGGGATGTTAGAGGTATAATAAAAGTCTTCGAATTTAATACTGAAATAAAAAGCATCAACGATTTGCAACCAGACATGGTGCTGCCAGGAGTTATTACCAACATCACAAACTTTGGAGCCTTTGTTGATATAGGGATTAAAAAAGACGGTTTGGTTCACATATCAGAAATTAGTGATGAATTTATCTCTGATATTTCAACAGCAGTACGTCTAAATCAACAGGTGATGGTAAAAGTATTGAGTGCCGATAATAATACCGGCAGAATACAGTTTTCGATGAAAGGTATTCAGCAACCATAA
- a CDS encoding S4 domain-containing protein — MLILNLNIQHEKVRIDKWMWAVRIFKTRSQAAEACAKGKIFIDGTSVKASRLIKANEILSIRRGSFTLIFKVIQPIENRVAAAIKDQFCKDLTPADEYEKIKMHSIATRTYKQHNEGRPTKKERRALDDFLDW, encoded by the coding sequence ATGTTAATTTTAAATTTAAATATTCAACATGAAAAAGTGCGCATTGATAAATGGATGTGGGCAGTTCGAATATTTAAAACACGATCGCAAGCTGCCGAAGCCTGTGCAAAAGGAAAAATATTTATTGATGGTACCTCTGTTAAAGCATCGCGATTAATTAAAGCCAACGAAATATTATCTATCAGGCGTGGTTCTTTTACTTTAATATTTAAGGTTATTCAACCCATAGAAAACAGAGTGGCTGCTGCAATAAAAGATCAATTTTGCAAAGACCTTACTCCAGCCGATGAGTATGAAAAAATAAAGATGCATAGCATTGCGACACGTACTTACAAACAGCACAATGAAGGTAGGCCTACAAAAAAAGAAAGGCGTGCATTAGATGATTTTCTGGATTGGTAA
- a CDS encoding BamA/TamA family outer membrane protein produces MRKRQYGILFILILLVVSCSPYKQLDKGEYLLNRNQVIIDKPELREGVKAIIKQKANRRILGLFRFHLAVYSMGNRGKPTKFKNWLKNTVGEEPEVLDTLFTKKSTLQIKQFMSKNGYFDAEVKDSTIYKKKKALVRYTIVAHKPSFIKYVARECADDNLDSLVIKDTSASKLQAGIIYNEGILQGDRERLTKKLRNEGYFQFSPQFVSYRVYTSDTTKNIAVFQDVAAFSNPDSTISSAAMPHTKFKLNRIIFSPDYDPLSQNILMIQYDTIAYKGYMFVKRAGKKMPVKPEVIVNHTFLKPEAVFRQSDADYTYKGLNLLGMYRFVNINYSVVDSNKLDCFINLGATPKQEYKTELEGTNNGGNLGVAGDFTYRNKNVFRGAEMFEFKIRGALESQKRFTEDKEDKVLLLFNTYELGVENSIYLPKAIKPFNRFFKNIAANPVTVFSTNYNIQNRPEFNRSILDFSASLEWRKGRFVKQIVTPFQVNFVNVKLEPEFKARLESLNDPVLFSSYDNHLISNGRYTLIYNNQQLNEPGNFKFFRTNIEFAGNTLYWFRQIEGADKDVNSSYTILNKRFAQYFRPDADFRYYQNINAHNSIVYRIAAGIGIAYGNSKIIPFEKSFYAGGSNDLRAFRARNVGPGIFTSVNNFERTGDIKINGNIEYRFDILKILKGAFFLDVGNIWVRKKEISRPGAEFELDRFYKQLAVGSGLGFRFDFTFFIFRLDIGVPIVDPQYKGDDKMVADEVKPRSLIYNFGIGYPF; encoded by the coding sequence ATGCGCAAAAGGCAGTACGGCATTTTATTCATTCTGATATTACTGGTTGTATCCTGCAGCCCCTATAAGCAATTGGATAAGGGTGAGTATTTGCTCAATCGCAATCAGGTAATAATTGACAAACCCGAACTACGAGAAGGGGTTAAAGCAATTATCAAACAGAAGGCTAACAGGAGAATTTTAGGATTGTTCCGTTTTCATCTCGCTGTATATAGTATGGGTAATCGTGGTAAACCAACAAAGTTTAAAAATTGGTTAAAAAATACGGTAGGTGAGGAGCCTGAGGTTTTGGATACACTTTTTACCAAAAAATCTACACTTCAGATAAAGCAATTTATGTCTAAGAATGGCTATTTTGATGCAGAAGTTAAAGATAGTACCATTTATAAAAAGAAAAAAGCCCTTGTTCGTTACACCATTGTTGCACATAAACCATCTTTTATAAAGTATGTGGCACGCGAATGTGCCGATGATAATCTCGACTCGCTTGTAATAAAAGATACTTCAGCATCAAAGCTTCAAGCCGGTATTATTTATAATGAAGGTATATTGCAAGGCGACCGCGAAAGACTGACAAAAAAACTTCGCAACGAAGGTTATTTTCAGTTTTCACCTCAGTTTGTTTCCTATCGTGTTTATACATCAGACACTACAAAGAATATAGCCGTCTTTCAGGATGTTGCTGCATTTTCAAATCCTGATTCAACAATTAGTTCTGCAGCAATGCCACATACAAAGTTTAAATTGAATCGGATAATTTTCAGTCCTGATTATGATCCTTTGAGTCAAAATATTTTAATGATTCAATATGATACAATAGCCTATAAAGGTTATATGTTTGTGAAACGGGCAGGAAAAAAGATGCCTGTGAAACCTGAAGTAATCGTTAATCATACATTTCTTAAGCCTGAAGCTGTTTTCAGACAGAGTGATGCAGACTATACCTATAAAGGTCTAAATTTACTCGGCATGTATCGTTTTGTAAATATTAACTATAGTGTAGTTGATAGCAACAAACTTGATTGTTTTATTAATCTTGGTGCAACTCCAAAGCAAGAGTATAAGACGGAACTTGAAGGGACTAATAACGGAGGTAACTTAGGTGTGGCCGGGGACTTTACTTATAGAAACAAAAATGTTTTTCGGGGTGCAGAAATGTTTGAATTTAAAATCAGAGGTGCATTAGAATCGCAGAAACGATTTACTGAAGATAAAGAAGACAAAGTGTTACTGTTATTCAATACCTATGAGTTGGGTGTTGAAAATTCTATCTATTTACCTAAAGCCATAAAGCCATTTAACCGCTTCTTTAAAAATATTGCAGCAAATCCTGTCACCGTTTTTTCTACTAATTATAATATTCAAAATCGCCCTGAGTTTAATCGTTCTATATTGGATTTCTCTGCGTCCTTAGAATGGCGAAAAGGCAGGTTTGTCAAACAAATAGTAACACCATTTCAGGTAAATTTTGTTAATGTAAAACTTGAACCTGAATTTAAAGCCCGATTGGAAAGCCTTAATGACCCTGTATTGTTCAGCAGTTATGACAACCACCTGATTTCAAATGGACGATATACACTCATCTATAACAATCAGCAATTGAATGAGCCGGGTAATTTTAAATTTTTCAGAACAAATATTGAATTTGCCGGAAATACACTTTATTGGTTCAGACAAATAGAAGGTGCAGATAAGGATGTTAACAGTAGTTATACAATTCTTAACAAGCGGTTTGCTCAATATTTTAGACCTGATGCCGATTTCAGATATTATCAAAACATAAATGCACATAATTCGATAGTGTATAGAATTGCTGCCGGTATTGGTATTGCCTATGGAAATTCAAAAATAATTCCTTTCGAAAAAAGCTTCTATGCCGGTGGATCGAACGATTTACGTGCATTTCGTGCACGTAATGTAGGTCCGGGAATTTTCACCAGTGTAAACAATTTTGAACGTACTGGCGACATAAAGATTAATGGAAATATTGAATATCGCTTCGATATTCTGAAAATTCTGAAAGGTGCATTTTTCCTTGATGTCGGAAATATTTGGGTAAGGAAAAAAGAAATTTCACGTCCCGGAGCGGAGTTTGAATTGGATCGTTTCTATAAGCAGTTGGCTGTAGGTAGTGGGTTGGGTTTCAGATTTGACTTTACCTTTTTTATTTTCAGACTTGATATTGGTGTGCCAATTGTTGACCCACAATATAAAGGTGATGATAAAATGGTTGCTGATGAAGTAAAACCTCGCAGCCTGATTTATAATTTCGGTATTGGTTATCCTTTTTAA
- a CDS encoding RNA methyltransferase: protein MLTSSEIKQIKLLKDKTSRHEQQKFVVEGEKMVAELSYSAFNIIAVYATDEWIEQANNAILVKLKEKLIKVKAQELARISSLKQPNGVLALVAMPQQPETKIQFNDIILAFDDISDPGNLGSIIRIADWFGIKQIVCSATSVDLYNSKTIQATMGSIFRVNVYYTDIEKWISANKQKATFYSAMLHGKSVYSVAKKKPAVLVFGNESRGVSQSLQQLIDQPISIPKFPDDISSPVESLNIAMSAAIFCSEWRRA, encoded by the coding sequence ATGCTGACAAGTTCAGAAATAAAACAGATAAAGTTATTAAAGGACAAGACGAGCCGCCATGAGCAGCAAAAATTTGTTGTTGAGGGTGAAAAAATGGTTGCAGAACTGTCTTATTCGGCCTTTAATATCATAGCTGTTTATGCTACGGATGAGTGGATTGAACAAGCAAACAATGCCATATTAGTTAAATTAAAAGAAAAACTCATTAAGGTAAAGGCACAGGAATTAGCGCGCATATCTTCACTAAAACAACCAAACGGAGTGTTGGCTTTAGTAGCCATGCCTCAACAGCCCGAAACTAAAATACAGTTTAATGATATCATTCTGGCGTTTGACGATATAAGCGACCCAGGCAATCTTGGTAGTATTATCAGAATTGCAGATTGGTTTGGAATTAAACAAATAGTTTGTTCCGCAACTTCTGTTGATCTATATAACTCCAAAACTATTCAGGCAACAATGGGATCCATTTTCAGAGTGAATGTTTATTATACTGATATAGAAAAATGGATTTCTGCGAATAAGCAAAAGGCCACCTTTTATTCTGCAATGCTTCATGGCAAATCTGTATATTCTGTTGCAAAGAAAAAACCTGCTGTTTTGGTTTTTGGAAATGAATCAAGAGGCGTTTCACAGTCACTACAGCAATTAATTGATCAACCCATTTCTATTCCTAAATTTCCTGATGATATAAGCAGCCCGGTTGAATCGTTGAATATTGCCATGTCTGCTGCAATTTTTTGCAGTGAGTGGCGTAGGGCTTAA
- a CDS encoding TIGR00730 family Rossman fold protein, translating into MTASEEERIRKAFSDKDWQEIKAQDTWQIFKIMSEFVEGFEKMSRIGPCVSIFGSARTKPDTRYFLLAEEIAYQLTQSGYGVITGGGPGIMEAGNKGAQRAGGKSVGLNIKLPFEQTSNPFVDHDKNLMFDYFFVRKVMFTKYAQGFVVLPGGFGTLDEFFEALTLIQTKKIGRFPIVLVGKEYWGKMFEWLQTVMVEEGNILPEDLSLFKLVDEAHEVKSHIDSFYSKYLLKPNF; encoded by the coding sequence ATGACAGCATCAGAAGAAGAAAGAATCAGAAAAGCATTTTCTGATAAAGACTGGCAGGAAATTAAAGCTCAGGATACCTGGCAGATTTTTAAAATAATGAGTGAATTTGTTGAAGGGTTTGAAAAGATGAGCCGCATTGGTCCTTGTGTTTCAATATTTGGTTCAGCAAGAACAAAGCCTGATACAAGATATTTTCTGTTGGCAGAAGAAATAGCTTATCAACTCACACAGTCAGGCTATGGTGTTATCACCGGAGGTGGTCCTGGTATTATGGAGGCCGGTAACAAAGGTGCACAGCGTGCCGGTGGAAAATCTGTAGGGCTTAATATAAAATTGCCTTTTGAGCAAACATCAAATCCCTTTGTAGATCATGACAAGAATCTGATGTTTGATTACTTTTTTGTACGTAAGGTCATGTTTACAAAATATGCTCAGGGCTTTGTTGTGCTTCCCGGTGGTTTTGGAACATTGGACGAATTTTTTGAAGCGTTAACACTCATTCAAACAAAAAAAATAGGCAGGTTTCCAATTGTACTTGTTGGTAAAGAGTACTGGGGCAAAATGTTTGAGTGGCTGCAGACAGTCATGGTTGAAGAAGGCAATATTTTGCCTGAAGACCTATCGCTTTTTAAATTGGTTGATGAGGCACATGAAGTAAAATCACACATTGATTCTTTCTATAGTAAATATTTGCTGAAACCTAACTTTTAA
- a CDS encoding succinate dehydrogenase/fumarate reductase iron-sulfur subunit has translation MNITLKVWKQRNNNERGRFETYQVQDVSEDMSFLEMFDVLNERLINEGKDPVAFDHDCREGICGACSMYINGRPHGPLQGVTTCQLHMRSFKDGDTIVVEPWRSAAFPVIKDLAVDRSSFDRIMAAGGFVSVNTGNAQDANSILIPKDDADKAFEAAACIGCGACVAACKNSSAMLFVSAKVSQLSLLPQGKAERHERVMKMVAQMDEEGFGNCTNTGACEAECPKEISIENIARMNREYLSAKIS, from the coding sequence ATGAATATCACCCTGAAAGTTTGGAAGCAAAGAAATAATAATGAGAGAGGTCGTTTTGAAACCTATCAGGTTCAGGATGTGTCTGAAGACATGTCCTTTCTTGAAATGTTTGATGTATTGAATGAGCGACTGATTAACGAAGGAAAAGATCCTGTTGCATTTGACCATGACTGCCGCGAAGGAATTTGTGGTGCTTGCAGTATGTATATTAACGGTCGTCCACATGGGCCTCTTCAAGGAGTTACTACCTGTCAGTTACATATGAGGTCTTTTAAAGATGGTGATACCATTGTTGTTGAGCCATGGCGCTCTGCAGCTTTTCCTGTTATAAAGGATTTAGCTGTTGACCGTTCATCATTCGACAGAATAATGGCTGCCGGTGGATTTGTGTCAGTGAATACCGGAAATGCACAGGATGCAAACAGTATTTTAATACCAAAAGATGATGCTGATAAAGCGTTTGAGGCTGCTGCATGCATAGGCTGCGGAGCTTGTGTGGCTGCATGTAAAAATTCTTCTGCTATGCTTTTCGTTTCAGCAAAAGTTTCGCAACTTTCATTGTTGCCTCAGGGTAAAGCAGAAAGACATGAGCGTGTAATGAAAATGGTAGCGCAAATGGACGAGGAAGGTTTTGGTAATTGTACCAACACCGGTGCCTGCGAAGCAGAGTGCCCTAAAGAAATTTCTATTGAAAATATTGCCAGGATGAACAGGGAGTATCTATCTGCAAAAATTTCTTAA